Within uncultured Methanoregula sp., the genomic segment CCCCCTCGTACCGTCTTGAACCGGGGTATTTTTGCCATGCGCGTTAATGCCTTCATTTAAAGACTTCGATAACCGGAAAGGCTTTAAAGCCCTTTTGGGGTGTGGGGCAGGTAACCGGAAATGATGAAAATTTATATAAAGTAAATAACCATTGGCTCGACGTCAATCTGCGCTTTTTTACCCATGGGCCCTGGAATCCACTCTGACGGCGATCAATTCGAAAATTATTAATAACTCCTTACAGAAGTTTTCATTGGCCTATACGAGATTCGTATTATTGTCGCTGGTATAGGTGAATGATTCAGAGGTGTGTAAAAAAATGGTTTTTCATCCGCCGGTAGCAATAACTGCAAAGGCAGGAGATGCAGGTAAGTACAAGGTTGGCTTACCCGCCTGGAACATGGTTCTTCGTGGATTCATGTCGGGTGCATACATTGCCATGGGTGCAGCTCTTGCAACAGTTTGTTCGACAGGAATTATGGCAAGTGATGCCGCACTGCGGTACGGTACGGCAAGTCCTGGTTTTGCCCAGCTGATTCTGGGAGCCGTTTTCCCGGTAGGGCTTATCATCACCGTTCTTACGGGTGCTGAGCTCTTCACGGGCGACGCAATGCTCGCTCCGATGGCAGCATTCATCCACAAGGTCACCTGGATGCAGGTCATCAACCTGTGGATTTTCGTCTATATCGGGAACTTCATCGGGTCAGTAGTCTTTGCATACATCTGTGCAAACGGACCGTTTGTTTCCTTCGACGCAGCTGGTGTCGGAACGGTCACCGCATTCGGAACACGGGCGATAGCGATCGCGGCAGCAAAGTGCAGTTATGTCGGCATGATGGGATTCTATTCGGCATTCCTCAAGGGCATTGCCTGCAACTGGCTTGTCAACCTCGCCATCCTGCTCGGGATCTGTGCGGATGATGCAGTTGGCAAATTCTTCGGTATCTGG encodes:
- a CDS encoding formate/nitrite transporter family protein, which codes for MVFHPPVAITAKAGDAGKYKVGLPAWNMVLRGFMSGAYIAMGAALATVCSTGIMASDAALRYGTASPGFAQLILGAVFPVGLIITVLTGAELFTGDAMLAPMAAFIHKVTWMQVINLWIFVYIGNFIGSVVFAYICANGPFVSFDAAGVGTVTAFGTRAIAIAAAKCSYVGMMGFYSAFLKGIACNWLVNLAILLGICADDAVGKFFGIWFPIMAFVSSGFEHSVANMYFIPAGIFTQGFITDPTKITASVNWVTMWTSNVIPVTIGNIVGGLFFVGIIYWVAFRKEIAALK